The genomic segment CAATAGAATCTGGTCTCTCTTAAATTTGTTCTACAATTGCCTAGACAAAGGTCATACTTGTCGGAACAATTGCTAGTTCTGTGGAAGCAACTTTGTTTCATAATCACCTCTTGTTTTCATCATTTTACTTGCAAAAACAAAAATGAGAGGAACAAGGATAAGGATGTGGCTCTATTGGGGTGAAGAGTGTCATCCCTGCTTCTGCCCTGTTTAACATTCAGGGACAAAAAATTGTTCCCATCTCCGCCCCATTAAGAGTAGATTCTCACGATGCCCTGTCCACACAGGAAAAATGTGCTTTGCTAAGCAAAGCACGAGAAAATATGAATGGGCTGAGAAATAAAATTGACGGAAAAGTGGATTGGAGAGTCGAGATGTGGGAAATCAGTTTTGGGTAACTACTTTCACAAGTTAAAGATTGTCTTTTTGTAGAAAAATGAGACTTCCAATTAAAGTACTATATCCGAAAAGGAAACAAATCAAAGAGTTTGTATATTGactgaaaaaaataaaaacttatttttcacAAAGATTTCCCCACGTTGTcagttttttatatatataaacaaaaaaataaaatttaattacaaaaatatccttATATATGTCAAACTTAATTTGTTGGCCTGATCAAAGGGAGAAAGAATATCAATATCATCAAATGAAATATTACACATAAATTAGCATGAATCTTTAACGCAATGAGcctttatttgaaaaattattcCCTAAATTAATAAGCTCATAAAAAAAAAGTTGTCTCAGCACTTGTACATGTTGTTTGAGCACTTACACTATGTTTGGTAAGCAGGAAAGAAGGGTGGATGGAGACGGTAGGAGGAAGAGTAGTGGAATGAAAGATTTAAACATTTTGTTTGGCAAGAGGGAGAGAGTAAGGGAGATGAGAGATGGAGGGATAAAAAAAGACAAAATATTATGTAAATGACTTATATGtgcttttaaaaaataataaatatttatattaaaaatataaaatagtaattttaataattaagttCATTTCCATTCTTCTAATTTTACCCTTAATACCAAACAACATAAAAGAGTGTAACTATCATCTTCATCTATCATAATCTCCATCATTCATAAACTCTCCATCCATCCTACTCTCATTCATTACTACCAAACATAGCCTTAATCATTCTCAAGCATCAGTGTGTGAGTTTGAAAAGACATTGATCTAGTTGGCAAGTGTGTTAGAGCATCTACAATGGGCAACGTTGCCATTGCTAGACAACGTTGCTAATTTCCTTTTAAAAAAATCTCCTCCACCTCATCCACCTATCACATCACTTACAAACAATTCTCCAAGCAACTCCTATTGAAGTTGCTCttaagccttttttttttttccttttaacatGTGAAATAAAATTTGttagggaaatttgataaatcatgcttatattagcttaataattaaaatttgaaccaaagttaaccaccatatgatatcaatgctcatctttcatttaataccaaaaatacccctctcataacacctttcctctctattctccctcttcctctctacctctcttcaccatacctctcttcaccatacattctctctcactctctcttcaccatacgttttacacacaagatttttatactaaaatcttgcaagaaagatacacattcggacattgtggattgtttgaggagaaacaccaagctttgtgttatttttgctcatagtgaagagattaaatgggtaagtgattttctttgattcttgttgttgttggttgcttTTATGATTCATAATGCTGTTTAGATtttggatctgtagtttgttggtatttttggctgtttttttgggtgaaaatcgtgttatGTGAAAATCTGCATTTTCTTGGGTTCCCtgagtttttttctaaatgcccgatagtgtccgatataggcccgatacaggcacgatagttgttgagtttcaaggttagggatgaaggtccgatggcaacccgatggttgcccgatagtttGGTTACTCGATTGTTATAAAGGTAcaatggctacccgatggttgcccgattattattttaaatctatACCCCCTTTTgagtacgataatggatcgatagtagTCCGATATGTGCCCGATTGTTATTATTAAGTTACTGCGTGCCTAATAGTATGATGGTACGCGATGTTACCCGATACTTGCCCGatattagtgttttaagtgatcaaaaacataaataaaacattgCCCGATACCGCCCGATATGGGCCGATACTAGTACGATGCCAAAACATTTGAACTAAATTTCCACATTTTGTTgccatttactgatttttttttctttgtacatgatagggtcaactttgttcgcgtacttaatgtataatggtgtttgggagcgtgaaggtagagattgggtttttaatggagccgaaaatttaacgttcgagttggagaaggacataacttactcacaacttgttgaacttttgtactcagagctggaggttgacaaagtgcagtatgacctgaaattagaagtgaattataagtacatgaaagggttaatgtatcggcctgaacttataaggaatgacaagggtgtaagcttatatttgtcaatgcttttgaagaagccagatgaatttgttcccctttttgtgactttggtggagaAGAATATCATTGTTGATCGTAATCCTCCACCAAGTACTGTTAAGGATACTCGTAGTGAGGTTGGGACTTATGTTCCAGAAACAAATCCGGAGGTGCTGGTAGCCACTGCTGTACCTGAATCAAACCCTTTCATACCGACAGTTGATCATGTAGCACAGATgccatttcatgatgattttcctgATTTTCCTGACCCTGAAAATGATTTTGAGGGCAATGACGATTTTCTTGATTATCCTGAACCTAATGCTGATTTTGATTGCAATGAAGATGTAAGAGACAACAAAGAAACAGAGGTCCGTTCTCAAGCTTTGAGCCTGAGTCCACTGTCGTACCAAATACCGAGGCAAACAACATGTAGAAGTAGACCCCGTAGAGAAGATCGCCAAAcacctggtactagtagtagtcatccagacggaacaaatgatgctagagaatttagtgatccactctcttcttcgacatattatagtaaattcaaagctcagatgtttacaagagaagacattgaggataatagtcactatatatctatgggtggcacatcgggcggggagattcatttaggaaagtttttcagagacaaggaacatttaaagAAGGTTGCTGGCTTGTTTGCAATGAAGAAGGGATTCGAATTTATAGTTaaaaagtctggtactgatgtttggtacattacatgcaaggatcttgattgtgggtggaggtgaagagggaagaagaagcaactttctaacatgttcgaggtgacagcatttgaaaatgtacacacatgttccctcgatgttcgaaaaaaagataaccgtcaagcatcacctttggtagttgccgaactgatcaaggataaattctcagttaacgattcagattatttagcctccaaaataagagaagatatgaagaattctttcgggatcgaaatgagttatgagaaggcttggagatgcagagagaaagcactccacatagttaggggtacgcctgaagcttcatattcgaagttacctgggtacttgcacatgctgcagttgaacaatcccgattccattactgatttcaaggtagacgaaggtcgcttcaagtattgctttttttctctaggtgcttgtaggcggggattcaagttttgtcgacctgttatatgtattgatgggtccttcttgaaaactaggtatggtggccaaatgttgtgtgccgtggcattggattcagacagccacatatttccgattgctttcgcaatagttgacagtgagaaccacgactcttggacctatttcatgaagaagttgaaacaagcgattggtgatgttgagaacttagcattcgtatcggataggcatcaaagcattgttcatgctttggaacttgtcttccctgatgcaccccatggcgtatgctaccaccacattattatgaacgtggctagcaagttcaagactgattgcttcacggatcatatttacagttgtgcatactcgtataagaagacatattttgaaagagaatttgagaagataaaagcaatggatgttcgagttgcactatatcttgagggcattggatttgaaagatgggttcgtgcgtactttccaggggaccgttacaatgtaatgacaagtaattgggctgaaagtttcaacagcaaaactaaggacgcaagagccttcccgatcactgcttttgttgaattcatcaggtTTACTATTCAAACATGGTTTGATACTCGAAGGAAAACACTGAAAAGTGTAGCATGACTCTATCACCAGTTATGGAGGGGGACTTGTCAtgtcaatttgagaaatctcggttCTTAAGCGTCGACAGAGCTGGACCTTATACATTTAATGTCCACCCCGGAGGAACAGTTCAGAGCGGTGGTATAGTTGATTTGGAGGCACAAACATGCAGTTGCGGCCTATTCCAAATCATGAAGATTCCTTGTCCACATGCATGTGTTGCTGCTCAAGAATGAAATATTAGCATGTACGCATTGTGCTCTCAATATTACACAAGAGAGAGATGGAAGAGCACATATGGGGGGACAATTAtgccagttggtgatgaggatgattgggaatttcctgaagacattaagaacatccaagttggagtaccgattgagaagaaacctgtaggccgaccgaagaagcaaaaggtcggacgaattaggaaaaatcgatatccttctaatggagacaaggttgtgatacaacgatgttgtagcaagtgtggtggtaaagggcacaacaaagcgtcttgcaagtaccgaggttaaattgttttgtttgtattctagttgacctattatgttttatttctgcttgaactagtaatatttgttatgtgctggattttgcaggttattttctgtttttttctccattatgaaagtcttaaatatgtaataatccagtgttgcttcgatagtgcacgatgccggtacgacaatgcacgatattgtttgttgtatgattatttaaatgtatcttacaatatggtacgacgttgctcgatgtagtacgatagttaatgtacgacattagggtacgataatgtacgatattGGTCCGATAATGGTACGATGGTATTGTTTCAGTACAGTTTCGTAAAATTTGTGAGGCATGTGAgggtacgatagagtacgatagtgatcgacgatagtacgatgcaaagattaagcacattaaaatgtagtaattacaaaaagagcaatcaaaaaaattatacaattcaaaaaaattaagaccgttcaacataagttttggtagaataagtctacacaccacctttgcctaaaaagtttcatattattgtcagttacattatcaaatggtagttgtagaagcttatgttcaatatgctcaattacgtaacatccgcaatcgccactgcattagaaaataaacaataatttaataaattttgtaattaagaaataataattaatatgtgatatttaataaagttcacctGGATTTTGTTTGCGATACGAATTCACGTGGAGTGAGTTTCCAATCGAAGGGTCTGACCTGGCTCTCTGATGCTGTCAACTGAGGCGCGAGTATAACGTCATGGTTCTCAAATAAACTGGACTGTCGCAAGACCGACGGGAAAATGGTACACCAGTCAACCATCAAGCTGATCAAATCGTTTTCGGAAATTGATCCAATACTGGAGTCAAAGATGTTGAGCATCCACCCATTCAGGTCTGCCTCTACAGCTACCCAATGCAATTGGTCTTTCAAGAAGAGGGCAAAATAAATGAACTCCTTGTTCTGCCAACTCGGTAAGAACTGGACTGCATCACCCCTAACCAGGTCCAATATACTGTCATCCCAACTAAATCTAGAGTAGTCAGAACCTGGAAAAGCGTCCCACCGAGCCTTCAATGATTCgggaaaaattgtaggcataacaacacattttttagggTACATGTTAGGATAAAATTCTAGACGCCTCCTCATGAGATGGAATGCTGCatctaaatgctacattaaaggaaaattaagtcagtAACCATATTATCataccaaaataaataaacaaaaactatcagacatgaatatagtaactatCGTACCCTAATCGTACCataatcgtaccccaatcgtacatgaatatagtaacaaaataacaacaataaaaccttctatcgtacccatatcgtgctaatgtcgtaccatcatcgtacctttatggaaaaaactagtattatacaacatcgtacccactagcgtcccactgtcgtaccatcatcgtacattatcgtactaccatcgtacctatatcgtcccactacaaattctaaaatCACGATGGTaatagtaactacttaacaaattatatcgtacccctatcgtgctaatgtcgtaccacaatcgtaccattgacatataaacagtttataatttgacacttataattatcgtactaccatcgtacaccaatcgtacctatatcgtaccactacatatagaaacatttaaataaattttcaacattatttaattatgaagttatagaaaacttacagagtcagaaagccatgtcctcggagtatgcagtttcaggaaccaagcagcatcgtgtgtccctgagaagcattccctcggatatttattcccaatggtgccaagcaaccacttatgaaaggtcataagtaatttaccatcaacaaccctcaatggatccacattcactgatgtcttcgatttcttattccttttcctcattgcagtgtactcatcgaaccacctaggcctctttctttctctcctcttctccggtgctggtggagctatctttaagaattgtacttcagaatcttcagtatctctgattacagtaatttgcatatcctctggtgtgcgaaaaatgtgatcatctacatcatcaggtctgtaatcgttagggagaatgtcttcatcTACAGGAGACTGAGGGCCTTCTTCAGTGGACCGAGGACCTTCTTCAGTGGACTGAGGGTGTGGATCTGGAGCTGGCCTACTAAGATCTTCCATCATTGTCATCAGCTTCTGCAATTGACCCAAGATCTCGGACTGACCTTTAATAAGGGCACTTTGTTGCCCTTCAACCTTTtccaacctggccaaaatcatagagtagcctggttgctcagcttgggaggaggtgctggcatgaggtgttgatgggggaacctcaggtgcctcaggttgagctggtggaacctccttaaaaatatttgctgcttctgcttgctcagctaacttttcagcaagcttttcagcttggctctgtaaggcttcctgtgtaggctgtccatcgggacccacctctagttcctctaaccccatgtccacatacaatggGGCTTCATTGTCTGTAAGGGTCCTCACATACTATTCTTCAACAGGTCGGGCACACAGGTAGGGGTATACTGTCAACTGCCACAAAAAACAATGCATATTTAGATTGGAAagcaaaacaatataaaaaataagtaattgtcgtaccccaatcgtaccatatcgtacccatatcatgcaattatcgtacccatatcgtacccataacataacaatatcgtacccgtaagtgagaattacttgctaactatcgtaccatcatcgtacaacaTCGTACCAATATCGTACCTCTACAACTACATTAATAAAGAATGCATATCGTACCCCCATCGGACCATCATCGTACCAAATCGTACCCCTTAGCCAATTTTCAAACAGTtgacaaaaaaccacaaaataaccccataatcgtactcaaatcgtaccctatcgtattcCTATCATGCAGTACccataaaattgcatatctagaaaaaaaatatagaacattcaaaagtaaagtaaaagctcacctttttggcaaacaacttaataagttgctctttgtgtatctctactttctccttgctctgccagttgatcattcttggaatgccttggcccaatctcacagcataatcctgacccaactcaatgatggactcaaaagcccaatactgcaatgttgcagcatacccataaatagagtacttggcctccttctgagtctttcctttctcaatcttcttctgtaaatgcttcttcatttcaacaaagtctttttgacaagtttgtaacaacttCTGGTATGATATCTTCCCCCACGGGTACTGGAACAAGAAGTCAACGTCGTCTACCATCTTCAGCATGTCAGTCCAAACCATCAACTTCTCCTCACGACCTTTCAAAACACCCTCAACTAATAAGCACAAACCCatcttgtacacatcatcaactatttgacaactctcaaaagttctgcgcagtttccctatgctcactggggaatgaccattgaagtactcaagaatcaaccgatacgaagtggtcttcgctttaatctcagcttcagacggtccggcctcaaaatttaaaccagtaactaaagcgaactccaattggctaaatctacatctttttttcccaatataaaactggacttcgtcagtcttctcccctctgaatttgtgcaacaacagctgatggactaaggcaccagaaaaatttaatggttccgccatgaagaactgtttgaaaggggattccttcaccctatccaataaaccacactgtataaattttgctttaatctttggaaagtaccaactgccgcgccaagtgatacgtctcgtaaaatgttcctctactggaactatcagttgtggaggtcttaagttctgcataaaacaaataaatacccaattaaatagaataacaaaaaaaaacatcaaattttatattctgcAATATATTATCAAGcaactatcggacactatcgcacCATATCGGACACCAATGAAAAACTGGAACTATAACATTATCGTGCACAATCGTACCTCACATCGTACACCATCGGATTATAACAACACAACCATTTGTTCCCACCATCGGGCACACATCGTACCTaacatcgtaccctatcgtacctccatcttcaacctcaagttatCAGAAAACACAAAACTATCGTACCAACGTCGAACCACTATCGTACACTCATCTTCAACCTGAAGTTATGAGAAACACAAAtactatcgtacccctatcgacccactatcgtaccctatcgtacctctaaaaaatccagaattttttttcaaaattttacggtttatcagatttcacacagtcagatttcacacagtcaaattcaacaatacatactataacattttccaatggaaaagaaaatgaaaaaaacacataccctagacatTTTTGCGTAATAGGGTGTCGGTTTTTCTTCTCCGGTGaggcttggtttttcttcgtctccggtgggggttaggggcttggtttttcttcgtctccggtgggggttggggcttggtttttcttcgtctccggtgggggtttttccgacagtcgggtgagggagagagaagcgtcgggtgagggtgggtgagggagagagaggcgTCGGGTGAGAGTAgttatgttgctcgatggttttgtgggagtgaagaattttgggagggaacgggaaatgggcaggggaaaagccgaaaggtacggtttttatttaagttttttttatcaaTATCGTGTACCatcgtgtaccatcgtactatcGGGCAAGCATCGAGCCCTTATCGGGTACCATCGTGTGCAATCGTACTAATATGTCCGCATTAACTTTATAACAACTATCAGGCATATATCGGACTACTATCGATCATTTATCGTACTTCAAAAGGGTGTGtagattgaaaataattatcgggcaaccatcgggtagccatcgaacCTTAATGACCATCGGGTAAACAAACATATCGGGCAAGCATCGGGTGGCCATCGGACctcatccctaaccttgaaactcaacaactatcgttCCTGAATCGagtctctatcggacactatcaggcatttagaaaaaactcaaggaacccaaaaaaacgcagattttcacagaccacgattttcacccaaaaaacagcaaaaaataccaacaaactacagatccaacatctaaacagcattctaaatcataaaaataaccaacaacaacaagaatcaaagaaaatcacttacccatgtgtatctttcttgcaagattttagagaggaaaggtatgggattttgttatgagaggggtatttttggtattaaatgaaagatgagcatttgtatcatatggtggttaactttggttcaaattttaattattaagctaatgtaagcatgatttatcaaatttcccatTTGTTATCCAACCATGAAGCTTTCATACTATTCTTGAAGATATGTTACCTAACTCTGAAACTTTCACACTATTCTTGATGGTAGCCCTTTTCACATGTGGCATGCGCTCTACATAATTTTTAGTTACCTAGTATCAACTTACACAAGGGCAACTTTCACACATCAAGGCAGGTAGCCCTTTTCAAATTTTAGGGGCCTgacaacaaccaagtaactcaCACACATATACTGTACATTAGCCAAATAAGCTCTTTTTTAAAACATTTATTCAATCTCCATTTAAAAGGACAACATATTTTCAGCAATTAAGAGGATATGGCAAAAACAAAAATGAAAACTAATTTTAACAAAgagatttttacaaaaaatacttaatttagctaaaaataattatttgattggTAGTGGATTCAAAAATAATTTTACCATTTTCATAACTTAAAAAATGGAAACTCTCAATGAAAATTTGATTGGTATActtgttttagaaaatagaaaaaatcatTTTTGAAAACTGAGCCAAAATCCTTCAGTAAAAGAGAAAATTAtaatttgtttgtttttcttctattccaagaattttaaatttaaaaaacgcTCAACTATTCaagatttcaaaaaattatagtacatttttaaattcaatattttcaaatcatttgatttgaaaataattttctaaaattatatttttgaattaactaTCAATCAGCCCCACATTTTtatggtcaattttttttctttcaattttatagttttaaggaaatttttacaTTTTACGGTTTTGTCTTCAGGTTTTTTTGTTGATATTTAGTTGTCCCGATacatatgttgtttttttttttttgattgatGCAGTGAGttgttttcaatttattttttagttatttttcctAAGACGATACTTTTGTAATTATAAAACTTTGAAAAtcgtattttttttaaaacttaagtacgtatttaaaaaaaaattagaaacagtaaaaaaaatgtatttaagaaaaaacccCTTTAACAAACCCTAAGACTTTCAAATCTAACCATGTCTAAAGTCTTTGTGAAAATGTCAGTAATGTATTTTCCAGTCTCAGCATACTCTAAGATTAAATGCTTCAAGACACCATAGGATATGACATATTACTTGGTGTAATTTACTAATGGGTTCcacataatttatttaaattaaaatatataggaTCCAATATTTATTTGCACTAGAATACTATAAGACACCATGGGATATGACATATTACTTGGTGTAATTTATTAATGGGTTCcacataatttatttaaattaaaatatataagatCCAATATTTATTTGCAAAGGGTGTTGCTAAGCATTTCACTGTATTTATTCAtaaattgtatatatataatgtattagtGTATAATCTATAAGATTAATTGAATCGATttgaattaaattatttataatgtgATTCACCAACAATCTCACTAATTGAATTAGCTCGGTCAAGTCAATAACATATTTCTTTAATGTAGATTCTTGCTAAGCTTGTTGAGAGGTTAATTCAGTTTCATATTTTAGATTCCACTACAGTTGACAGTGGAGATGGTTTTGTGTTATAGTTGAGAAATTCATGCGTAATTTACAAGTATTGTCAGCATTTTATCATAACATGCCAAATGAAGGTTAAAAGATTAGTAACAAGTaactataaatacaattatgaCAAAAGACATTATGACCACCAAATCAGTATGAATTACAAGAGATCTATACACTTGGGCATTAGAAGCTACTTGATGAATCTTTGCTTGTAAAGAAAGAAGGCTCTTATAATGCCTTCTATTCTGATAAAGAAGAACTCAATTGGATAAATCTTTGAGCCTCCTCAGTGCGACCAAAACGTGTAAGAAGTCCAATCATTAAAGAATAATGCTCTTCAAGAGCCTTGATTTCATATTTACGAGTCATTAAGTTGAAAATCCGGCAAGCATCATCAACAAATCCAGCATCTTCACAGATAGAAAGAACCACTTGGAAAGTGAAATGGTTTGGAGTGAAACCTTTGGCTCTCATCAAATCAAACAGACCAACAGCTTCCTTGTACAAACCATTATATCTATAGGCCTCTATAACTGCAGTCCAAGTCATTGAACCCTTAACCCGGATTGTGTCGAAGACCAAATCTGCATAACTAATTACTCCACAAATCCCATACATTTTCACAATTTCTGCACAAACAAAATGAACTGACTCGAAATTTTTCTTCAGAACTTGGGCATGAATCTCCTTCCCAAGCTTCAAGTTTTTCAGTTCACCACAAATACTTAGCATCCTTCCTATTGCTACAGAATCCGGTCTGTGTTTGGATAGCAGCATTGATCTAATCACTCCAAGTGCCTTATCTAGACGATGGTTTTCGACATATGAATCGATCATGGCTGTCCATAAGATCACATTTCTCTTCTCCATACCATCAAACAATCTTGCAGAATAGTCCAAGACACCACACCGCGAATACATCATCATTAAGGAAGACACTATAGATATATTAGGCATGAAACAATTTTTGACGGCATAAGCATGAATCTCTTTACCTCGGTTCAAAGCTCTCAACTCTGTGCAAACCGGAACTATAGTGGAAACTGTTACAACATCAGGCTTGCTTCCTTCCTGCTGCATCCAAACAACTGATCTCAATGCCTGCTCGAGTCTCCCATTCGCAACATAACCCGACATCAAAGCAGTCCAACAAATAGCATTCCTCTCCTTTGAGAGGTAGAAAATCCGTCTTCCATTTTCCATGTCCCCACACTTGCAGTACATATCAATCAAGGCAGACTGAATGAATATTTGCTTTGAATAACTCTTTGTCTTCAGAACATAAGCATGAGCTTCCCTGCCGAGTTTCAAGGCCGAAATATCACCTATTGCAGGAAGAATAATGGTCAATATGACCGAGTTTGGCCTTAAACCTTCCTCCACCATCCATCTCAAACACTCCAACGCTTGCCATTGCAGCCTATTGTGCGTAAAACCAGAAATCATGGCTCCCCAGACAACAATGTCTCTTTCAACAATTTCTTCGAACACTTTGATTGCAAGCTTAATCTTGCCACATTTAAAGTACATATCAATCAAACTCGTCCGCAGCATTTCACTACCAATAAAACCATTCTTAATCAAAAGGCTGTGAGTTTTCAAACCTTGCAAAAGCGCCGTCGAACCCGCAAAGCTCTTGATGGCATTAGAGAAAGTATAAACATTCAACTCAACCCCCAACTCCCGCATGTCAAAATAAGTACGCAGAGCATCCCGATATCTCCTCCCACCCGAGACCACAGCGCCTCTGAGTAATGCATTCCAAGGGTAAACGCTCCTGCTAGGACTTTCATCGAAAAGTTTGTG from the Humulus lupulus chromosome X, drHumLupu1.1, whole genome shotgun sequence genome contains:
- the LOC133804941 gene encoding uncharacterized protein LOC133804941 encodes the protein MTFHKWLLGTIGNKYPRECFSGTHDAAWFLKLHTPRTWLSDSHLDAAFHLMRRRLEFYPNMYPKKCVVMPTIFPESLKARWDAFPGSDYSRFSWDDSILDLVRGDAVQFLPSWQNKEFIYFALFLKDQLHWVAVEADLNGWMLNIFDSSIGSISENDLISLMVDWCTIFPSVLRQSSLFENHDVILAPQLTASESQVRPFDWKLTPREFVSQTKSR
- the LOC133804096 gene encoding pentatricopeptide repeat-containing protein At1g71460, chloroplastic, translated to MKSITSSTISLHFQPFPPNPPKTSSFRRAPRQQPPPPKRRRKPKTPPIFTEKDAFPESLPLHNKNPLFVYKDIQNFARQNKLPQAITILDYLNHEGIPVNPTTFAALITACVRTKSLDHGKQIHTFIRINGLEKNEFLRTKLINMYTACGSAEDAHKLFDESPSRSVYPWNALLRGAVVSGGRRYRDALRTYFDMRELGVELNVYTFSNAIKSFAGSTALLQGLKTHSLLIKNGFIGSEMLRTSLIDMYFKCGKIKLAIKVFEEIVERDIVVWGAMISGFTHNRLQWQALECLRWMVEEGLRPNSVILTIILPAIGDISALKLGREAHAYVLKTKSYSKQIFIQSALIDMYCKCGDMENGRRIFYLSKERNAICWTALMSGYVANGRLEQALRSVVWMQQEGSKPDVVTVSTIVPVCTELRALNRGKEIHAYAVKNCFMPNISIVSSLMMMYSRCGVLDYSARLFDGMEKRNVILWTAMIDSYVENHRLDKALGVIRSMLLSKHRPDSVAIGRMLSICGELKNLKLGKEIHAQVLKKNFESVHFVCAEIVKMYGICGVISYADLVFDTIRVKGSMTWTAVIEAYRYNGLYKEAVGLFDLMRAKGFTPNHFTFQVVLSICEDAGFVDDACRIFNLMTRKYEIKALEEHYSLMIGLLTRFGRTEEAQRFIQLSSSLSE